The Rhipicephalus sanguineus isolate Rsan-2018 chromosome 7, BIME_Rsan_1.4, whole genome shotgun sequence genome includes a window with the following:
- the LOC119398739 gene encoding LOW QUALITY PROTEIN: uncharacterized protein LOC119398739 (The sequence of the model RefSeq protein was modified relative to this genomic sequence to represent the inferred CDS: deleted 1 base in 1 codon; substituted 2 bases at 2 genomic stop codons) produces the protein MDELMESVAGTASYGSRFSDEATYFFLSLVEQFPALWDPSRDDYSNSILRSTLWQQISEEMQERYPDCGPYTPDALRSFFNNKRRTYRNERKKICKTKSGQPADDIYTGRWKFFSALTFLETTQRPSVRRTTSEAFGETDAVSTCHNNAPCDFKLIKCSQKTSNRSLYLFSRKYFLPKSENAVKENPSASHAQISTSEFFFQPSDAATIACXLLXQVTRSFILTEAIWWSFPQDGDDTICSTAHAIDPSPAAERDSATPPAVVQRSAPRAGSRSEKDKRAELLSKRTMAMEKIANAMEETDDASAHFAKAIAALTRTLSVPDMIRCQKDILSVIEQYVGN, from the exons ATGGACGAACTTATGGAGAGTGTCGCAGGGACGGCGTCGTACGGCTCCCGATTCAGCGATGAGgctacatatttttttttgtcgttggtGGAGCAGTTTCCTGCTCTGTGGGACCCGAGCCGCGACGACTACTCCAACAGCATCCTTCGTTCTACGCTGTGGCAGCAGATTTCAGAAGAGATGCAAGAGCGGTACCCTGATTGTGGGCCGTACACTCCCG ATGCGCTGCGGTCTTTTTTCAACAATAAGAGGCGCACCTACCGCAATGAGCGCAAGAAGATATGCAAAACAAAAAGCGGGCAACCTGCCGACGACATCTATACTGGAAGGTGGAAATTTTTCAGCGCGTTAACGTTTCTGGAAACGACGCAGAGACCGTCTGTACGACGTACGACATCCGAGGCTTTCGGTGAGACCGATGCGGTAAGTACGTGTCACAATAACGCGCCTTGCGATTTTAAGTTGATTAAATGTAGTCAGAAAACAAGTAATCGAAGTCTGTACTTGTTCTCCCGGAAATATTTCCTGCCAAAGTCAGAAAATGCGGTGAAGGAAAACCCATCAGCTTCCCATGCACAAATTTCTacaagtgaatttttttttcagccttccGATGCAGCAACTATTGCATGTTGATTA CTATGACAGGTAACTCGCTCGTTCATACTAACAGAAGCTATCTGGTGGTCATTTCCACAGGATGGTGACGATACCATATGCAGCACTGCACATGCTATCGATCCCTCACCAGCTGCTGAGAGAGATTCGGCTACCCCGCCAGCTGTTGTGCAGCGCTCCGCACCACGGGCAGGTAGCCGTTCTGAAAAAGACAAACGCGCAGAACTGCTATCGAAACGGACTATGGCCATGGAGAAAATTGCGAATGCTATGGAGGAAACGGACGACGCAAGCGCGCACTTCGCGAAGGCGATAGCAGCGCTTACGCGCACTTTGAGCGTACCTGACATGATTAGGTGTCAGAAGGACATCCTAAGCGTAATAGAACAATATGTTGGGAACTGA